One region of Dokdonia sp. 4H-3-7-5 genomic DNA includes:
- a CDS encoding VCBS repeat-containing protein, producing MFFIFSCKNKKTDVRFTLKTDSGITFKNELSPDSDLNILSYLYYNNGAGVATGDFDNDGLIDIYFTSNQGPDRLYHNQSNLTFKDITERAGITNDTGWTTGVTTVDINNDGLLDIYISKVAGHLKLKGHNLLYVNQGLKNGQLTFKEESKKYQLNLSGLFTQSAFFDYDNDGDLDAYIMGHSLYPNAYFGRGSQRTKIDSTNGDKLLENRDGVFIDVSAKANIFSSRIGYGLGIAISDINNDGYPDIYIGNDFFEDDYLYINQTNRTFKEVNTREGKLGHTSHFSMGNDIADVNNDGLTDILSVDMLPEDLKTLKSSGTEFNFPIFQNQLRQGYQPQFMQNTLHINQGKEEFSETAFLSGISSTEWSWSPLLADFDNDGDKDIYITNGIVGATNDMDFINFISNENIQKRIGSRMTDKELPLLEEIPQKKTSNYFFSNNGDGTFKNTSQTWTESISSFSNGSSYADLDNDGDLDIIVNNVNEQAYLLENKTQQLKDNVHYLKIRFKGSPQNTFGIGAKVHVYSSTDYQYFENYTTRGYLSSVAPELSIGLGEHKSIDSLTVVWPDGKLQTLKNIKADQLITLTYNASFAAPSSRKETLNTQIPDSLIPFKHADNATLEFSRNPLVPYASTNLGKAIATGDLNNDGLDDIIALGSKKQQSTTYIQKSLGTFRELKLPKSKEHQIHEDIDAIIADVNGDSLNDLIIVSGGNEIKSGKPLQPRLYINNGTSFTYDEAAFSDIAVNASTVKAIDIDNDGDLDVSITSDVIPQQFGTTPLQYILENNGKGIFKDITAQYSTSFQHIGNVRDIQWIDIDNNGYRDAVVIGHWMSPVIFLNDGTKLTKQDNTELEETTGWFNSLKVADFDNDGDLDIIAGNWGLNSRLTASADQSLQLYIQDFDSNGTQDPIVTYYYQGEETTIATKDELVKQLPQLNKKYLSYNAFAKARFKEILPEDKLKEAQVKSITTLASMYFENDGDNRFSAHELPLLSQISSVHDILVDDINDDGYKDVLLVGNDYEISTQIGRLDGSKGVLLINDKKGFFRIEKQPKFNILGASRSIQTITISGTTYYLIGRNNDTPLFIRKDD from the coding sequence ATGTTCTTCATATTTTCATGTAAGAACAAAAAAACAGATGTAAGATTTACACTTAAAACAGATTCAGGAATCACATTCAAAAATGAATTGTCTCCTGACTCAGATTTAAATATCTTAAGCTACCTGTACTATAATAACGGCGCAGGAGTAGCAACAGGAGATTTTGATAATGATGGATTAATAGACATTTATTTCACTTCTAATCAAGGACCAGATAGATTATATCATAATCAATCTAATCTTACTTTTAAAGATATTACAGAACGGGCAGGGATAACAAATGATACTGGTTGGACTACAGGCGTTACAACGGTAGACATTAATAATGATGGACTATTAGACATCTACATATCTAAAGTAGCAGGTCATTTAAAGCTTAAAGGACATAATCTTCTTTATGTTAATCAAGGTCTCAAAAATGGCCAACTTACCTTTAAAGAGGAATCAAAAAAATACCAATTGAATCTATCTGGATTATTTACCCAATCTGCATTTTTTGATTATGATAATGATGGTGATCTCGACGCCTATATCATGGGTCATTCATTATACCCCAACGCTTACTTTGGACGTGGAAGTCAGCGCACAAAAATAGATAGCACTAATGGCGACAAACTATTGGAAAATCGAGATGGGGTCTTTATAGACGTTTCCGCGAAAGCGAATATATTTTCATCAAGAATAGGTTACGGACTAGGAATTGCCATAAGTGACATAAACAATGATGGTTATCCTGACATTTATATAGGTAATGATTTTTTTGAAGATGACTATCTATACATAAATCAGACGAATAGAACATTTAAAGAGGTAAACACTAGAGAAGGGAAACTAGGACACACTAGCCATTTTTCTATGGGTAATGATATTGCAGATGTCAATAATGATGGTCTTACCGATATTCTATCTGTAGATATGCTACCTGAAGATCTAAAAACTTTAAAATCATCTGGAACTGAATTTAATTTTCCTATTTTCCAAAATCAGTTACGTCAAGGATATCAACCTCAATTCATGCAAAACACCTTGCATATTAATCAAGGGAAAGAGGAATTTTCTGAAACTGCTTTTCTAAGTGGAATTTCAAGTACAGAATGGAGCTGGTCTCCCTTACTTGCAGATTTTGATAACGATGGTGATAAAGACATCTATATCACCAATGGTATTGTGGGTGCAACAAATGATATGGATTTTATAAATTTTATATCAAATGAAAATATTCAAAAAAGAATAGGCAGTCGCATGACTGACAAAGAGCTTCCGCTATTAGAAGAAATTCCACAAAAGAAAACGTCCAATTATTTCTTCTCAAATAATGGTGATGGCACATTTAAGAACACATCACAAACTTGGACAGAGAGCATTTCTTCCTTTAGCAATGGAAGCAGTTATGCAGATTTAGACAATGATGGTGACTTAGACATCATCGTAAACAATGTAAATGAACAAGCATATCTGCTAGAAAACAAAACCCAACAATTAAAAGATAACGTGCATTATCTCAAAATTCGTTTTAAAGGATCTCCCCAAAATACCTTCGGTATAGGAGCAAAAGTTCATGTGTATAGCTCAACAGACTATCAATATTTTGAAAACTATACTACAAGAGGCTACTTGTCTTCTGTAGCACCAGAACTATCAATTGGTTTGGGAGAACACAAGAGTATCGATTCGCTCACTGTTGTATGGCCGGACGGCAAGCTACAAACCTTGAAAAACATAAAAGCAGATCAACTAATCACACTAACATATAATGCATCTTTTGCGGCTCCTTCTAGCCGAAAAGAAACATTAAATACACAAATACCTGATAGCCTTATCCCATTTAAACATGCAGATAACGCAACGCTAGAATTCAGTAGAAATCCTCTTGTGCCTTATGCATCTACTAATCTAGGTAAAGCTATTGCCACAGGAGATTTAAATAACGATGGACTCGATGATATAATCGCTCTGGGTTCTAAAAAGCAACAATCCACTACTTATATTCAAAAATCTTTAGGTACGTTTAGGGAACTAAAACTTCCTAAGAGCAAGGAGCATCAAATACATGAGGATATTGACGCTATAATTGCAGATGTAAATGGTGACTCTTTAAACGACTTAATTATAGTAAGCGGCGGCAATGAAATAAAATCTGGCAAACCTCTTCAACCTCGGTTATATATAAATAATGGAACATCTTTTACCTATGACGAGGCTGCATTCTCAGATATAGCCGTAAATGCATCTACCGTAAAAGCCATAGATATCGATAACGATGGGGATCTCGATGTATCAATAACTAGTGACGTAATCCCTCAACAATTTGGCACTACCCCCCTCCAATATATTCTTGAGAATAATGGGAAAGGTATTTTTAAGGATATTACTGCACAATACAGCACTTCTTTTCAACATATAGGAAACGTGCGAGATATTCAATGGATAGATATAGATAACAATGGATATAGAGATGCCGTGGTTATAGGACACTGGATGTCTCCTGTAATTTTTCTTAATGATGGAACTAAACTTACGAAACAAGATAATACCGAATTAGAAGAAACTACTGGTTGGTTCAATTCATTGAAAGTAGCAGATTTTGACAATGATGGAGATTTAGATATCATCGCTGGGAACTGGGGACTTAATTCAAGGCTTACTGCTTCTGCAGATCAATCGTTACAATTATACATTCAAGATTTTGACAGCAACGGAACTCAAGACCCTATTGTAACATATTATTATCAAGGAGAAGAAACTACGATTGCAACAAAAGATGAACTCGTAAAACAGCTACCTCAACTTAATAAGAAATATTTGTCTTATAACGCTTTCGCGAAAGCGAGATTTAAAGAAATACTACCTGAAGACAAATTAAAAGAAGCTCAAGTAAAATCTATCACAACACTTGCTTCCATGTATTTTGAGAATGATGGAGACAATAGATTTAGCGCGCATGAGCTACCCCTACTTTCTCAAATCTCATCTGTACACGATATTCTAGTAGATGATATAAATGACGATGGATACAAAGATGTATTGTTAGTAGGTAATGATTATGAAATAAGTACTCAAATAGGAAGACTAGATGGATCAAAGGGCGTTCTACTTATCAATGATAAAAAGGGCTTCTTCCGTATAGAAAAACAACCAAAATTTAATATTTTAGGAGCCTCTAGAAGTATACAAACCATTACCATTTCTGGAACGACCTATTATCTCATAGGAAGGAATAATGACACCCCATTATTCATAAGAAAAGACGACTAA
- a CDS encoding VCBS repeat-containing protein: METLQKYGLLLIVLPLLLLSCNEQSSASQKKESDTLFTEMSSDSTGINFINSIKNETDFNIFKYRNFYNGGGVAIGDINNDGLADIYLTANMGKNKLFLNKGDFKFEDISASAGIEGNKPWSTGVTMADVNADGLLDIYVSNAGNLEEDSHDNDLYINNGDLTFTEKAKEYNLATSGFSTQASFFDYDKDGDLDVYILNNSNVPVSSLGNKGQRDKRAQDWESVGSQFRGVGDLLMRNDGGVFTDVSEESGIYGSLIGFGLGVMVTDINNDLWPDIYISNDFFERDYLYINNQDGTFTEEIKKWTSHLSLSAMGIDISDINNDGLQDIFITDMLPENEQRVKSVMEFDGYNVYKRKQRNDFYQQFIQNTLQINNGNGTFSETAYHSGVNATDWSWSGLVFDMDNDGYRDIYVTNGINHDLTDLDFVDFFADKLMRSQATGKTNPVDSIINKMPIKPLANYAYHNQKDITFINKSKDWGLATPSMSNGAAHADLDNDGDLDIVVNNVNMPSFVYRNNTKVDKDHNYIKLTFKGADNNKFAVGTTVRLYHNNLTVLQELIPSRGFQSSMDHDMTIGLGSSTTIDSLRVIWPDDKTQFLTNVKANQTLRLSITDAAETYIPITTTKPTLLKEIANPKLIAHKENNYNDFDFEGLIAKKLSQEGPAMAIGDIDNDGNDDIFIGGAKGQTSVLYLHKGNGNLEPSSKITFEKSALFEDTAANFVDVNNDGFLDLIVSTGGGQVDAEAYYISRLYINNGNGTFKDARSLPSVYQSASVIASNDIDGDGDIDLFIGSRSVAGVYGIDPPHAILINDGKGNFTKDNLLSKQLNPAGMVTDALWLDLDGDNNKELITVSDWGTPTAFKITSESIKVMDTGISSYAGWWNAIQSADLDNDGDLDLILGNDGTNVHYKPGSNGPLKMFITDFDGNGTIEQITTFSEGGKDFPIHQKSEITSQIVSLKKRNLKASDYAQRSIDELFSEDILANAIVKEVNTAETIIAINEGNGNFTIKALPTRVQLSCVCGITCTDVNNDGNLDILMGGNNFEFKPQYSQLDAGYAHVLLGDGKANFEWQDYTDTGFFVREEMKHLETFKDAQGNVFLVAAINDGKPRIFTANK, translated from the coding sequence ATGGAAACACTACAAAAATATGGGCTTTTATTAATAGTCCTTCCTCTATTATTACTTTCTTGTAATGAGCAGTCTAGTGCAAGCCAAAAGAAGGAGAGTGATACATTATTTACAGAGATGTCCTCAGACAGCACGGGAATCAATTTTATAAATAGCATTAAAAATGAAACCGATTTCAACATTTTTAAGTACCGAAACTTCTATAATGGCGGTGGTGTAGCCATAGGTGACATTAATAATGATGGTCTAGCAGATATTTACCTAACGGCTAATATGGGTAAGAATAAGCTTTTCTTAAATAAAGGAGATTTTAAATTTGAAGATATTTCAGCATCTGCAGGTATTGAGGGCAACAAGCCGTGGTCTACTGGAGTAACAATGGCAGATGTAAATGCAGATGGACTACTCGATATTTATGTAAGTAATGCAGGAAACCTCGAAGAAGACAGTCATGATAATGATTTATACATAAACAATGGCGACCTCACCTTTACTGAAAAAGCAAAGGAATATAACCTAGCAACTTCAGGATTTTCAACCCAAGCTTCCTTTTTTGACTATGATAAAGATGGAGATCTAGATGTCTATATTCTCAATAATAGTAACGTTCCTGTGAGTAGTTTAGGCAACAAAGGACAACGTGACAAACGTGCTCAAGACTGGGAAAGTGTCGGCAGCCAGTTTAGAGGCGTAGGTGATTTATTAATGCGTAATGATGGCGGGGTATTTACAGATGTAAGTGAAGAGTCCGGAATCTATGGATCTCTCATAGGCTTTGGTCTAGGAGTGATGGTCACAGATATTAATAATGACTTATGGCCAGATATTTATATATCAAATGATTTTTTTGAACGTGACTACCTGTATATTAATAATCAAGATGGAACGTTTACGGAGGAGATAAAGAAATGGACGTCTCACTTATCACTCTCAGCGATGGGGATTGATATTTCTGATATAAATAACGATGGCCTACAAGATATTTTTATCACCGATATGCTCCCCGAAAATGAGCAACGTGTTAAGTCTGTTATGGAATTTGACGGATACAACGTTTATAAGAGAAAGCAGCGTAACGATTTCTACCAACAATTTATACAGAATACCTTACAGATAAATAATGGTAATGGTACGTTTTCTGAAACAGCATATCATAGCGGAGTTAATGCGACAGACTGGAGCTGGTCTGGACTTGTGTTTGACATGGATAATGATGGGTATCGTGACATCTATGTCACTAATGGTATTAATCACGATCTTACAGATCTTGACTTTGTAGACTTCTTTGCAGACAAGCTTATGCGTAGCCAAGCTACTGGAAAAACAAATCCTGTAGATTCTATTATCAATAAGATGCCTATTAAACCTCTGGCAAATTATGCGTATCATAATCAAAAAGACATCACGTTTATAAATAAATCTAAGGATTGGGGGCTTGCTACACCGAGTATGAGTAATGGTGCAGCCCACGCAGATCTCGATAATGATGGTGACTTAGATATCGTGGTTAACAATGTAAATATGCCTTCCTTTGTGTACCGCAACAACACAAAGGTTGATAAAGATCATAACTACATTAAACTCACTTTTAAAGGAGCTGACAACAACAAATTTGCCGTAGGCACCACAGTAAGGCTATATCACAATAACCTTACTGTATTGCAAGAACTTATACCTTCTCGCGGATTCCAATCATCTATGGATCATGATATGACTATAGGACTAGGAAGCTCTACAACCATAGACTCACTTCGCGTTATATGGCCTGATGACAAAACACAATTCTTAACAAATGTAAAAGCAAACCAAACACTTAGGTTATCAATTACAGATGCTGCAGAAACATATATCCCTATAACTACTACAAAGCCTACGTTACTTAAAGAAATTGCAAATCCGAAACTCATTGCACACAAAGAAAATAACTATAATGACTTTGATTTTGAGGGACTCATTGCAAAAAAGCTTTCTCAAGAAGGTCCTGCAATGGCAATAGGAGATATAGATAATGATGGCAATGACGATATCTTTATAGGTGGAGCAAAAGGGCAAACTAGTGTGCTCTATCTTCACAAAGGAAACGGTAATCTAGAGCCTTCGAGTAAAATTACATTTGAAAAATCTGCGCTATTTGAAGACACCGCAGCAAATTTTGTAGATGTCAATAATGATGGCTTTTTAGATCTCATCGTATCAACAGGTGGTGGTCAAGTAGATGCAGAAGCTTACTACATTTCTAGACTTTACATAAATAACGGCAATGGAACATTTAAAGACGCACGTAGTTTACCTTCCGTATATCAAAGTGCATCTGTAATTGCATCTAACGATATTGATGGCGATGGAGATATCGATTTATTTATTGGTAGTAGAAGCGTCGCAGGTGTTTATGGTATTGACCCACCACACGCAATTCTAATCAATGATGGGAAGGGTAATTTCACTAAAGACAACTTACTCTCTAAGCAGCTTAATCCTGCTGGAATGGTTACAGATGCCCTATGGTTAGATCTTGATGGTGACAACAACAAAGAATTAATAACCGTATCAGACTGGGGAACTCCTACTGCATTTAAAATCACAAGCGAGTCCATTAAAGTTATGGATACCGGAATATCATCTTATGCAGGATGGTGGAATGCCATACAAAGCGCAGATCTGGACAATGATGGCGACTTAGACCTTATACTCGGTAATGATGGAACAAATGTGCATTACAAACCAGGAAGCAATGGCCCGCTTAAAATGTTTATCACAGACTTTGATGGAAATGGTACGATAGAACAAATCACAACCTTCTCAGAGGGTGGCAAAGACTTCCCAATACACCAAAAGAGCGAAATCACATCACAAATAGTTTCTCTCAAAAAGAGAAATCTCAAAGCGTCAGATTATGCACAGCGATCTATTGATGAGCTTTTCTCTGAAGATATCCTAGCCAACGCTATTGTAAAAGAAGTTAATACTGCCGAAACAATAATTGCTATAAACGAAGGAAATGGCAACTTTACTATCAAAGCATTACCTACCCGAGTACAACTATCTTGTGTTTGTGGCATCACGTGTACAGATGTAAACAATGACGGCAATCTTGATATTTTAATGGGAGGTAATAATTTTGAATTCAAACCTCAATACTCTCAACTTGATGCTGGATATGCTCACGTATTACTAGGAGACGGTAAAGCAAATTTTGAATGGCAGGATTATACGGATACTGGCTTCTTTGTGCGCGAAGAAATGAAGCATCTAGAAACATTTAAGGATGCTCAAGGCAATGTATTTCTTGTAGCAGCAATCAATGATGGAAAACCTAGAATTTTCACAGCAAACAAGTAA
- a CDS encoding VCBS repeat-containing protein: MKWGVLLGLCYLLIACTNQSIQKAPALFLNPTSTSTGITFSNNLTETDSLNILDYLYFYNGGGTAVGDINNDGLPDIYLSGNQVKNKLYLNNGDLTFNDISASAGVEGKSSWSTGAIMFDANSDGLLDIYVRAVVGINDFQGHDELFINNGDETFTERAAEFGLDFQNYGTTAAVLDYDKDGDLDLYILNHAVHTESSFGHADLRLERNEFTGDKLLRNDGNTFTDVSEEMGIYGGINGYGLGISIADFNQDGYPDIYVGNDFHEDDYYYINEGGLRFRESLKEQFPHTSRFSMGNDVADINHDGFPDLMSLDMLPEDENVLKASEGDDNIQTQKLRTERFSYHYQFTRNMLFINQPGYQFQERALSSGVAVTDWSWSALFADFNQDGNQDLFISNGIPKRPNNLDFINFISSGKIQNRLNETRLLDNEALNLMPNGASHNYVYQGSKDLVFTDQSGVWIDKKPTVSGASALADFDNDGDLDIVVNNINQEATIYVNQTDTTATYLKLKFEYSNDNPLGIGTKVFAYQNGTLQYKELYTARGFQASSEPIVHFGFKKNTTVDSLRIIWPDNKQQVFYDIPTNQTLSLSPQNTTTFDYSLLQIKSKPLFTKEAGNLGIDYVHKEDAYIDFNRQQLIPYQISDRGPATAIGDINGDGIEDVYFGSSKFTPSEVYAGGNNAFAKAYSAPLKSLSKTEDVTATILNKEIIVGTAGGDFSEVNEALENYYLKVSDTLTMEMSGIRANTSIIIASDYDNDGDEDLFVGNYAVTGDFGKVPTSFLLKNDEGKFVKDQDNPLGKIGMVTDAVWTDFNNDGAEDLIVIGEWMQPLFYKNEDGILNKKEVLDATLNGLWQSIQPFDMDHDGDMDYLLGNWGTNSKFTTSTAFPMTMYYSDFDNNGQTETVVTTAKDGNYYPIKNLQELGAQLVFLKKKYANNNDFAGDTVSQIFGDRALNTAQRFEVNTLASGYLKNEKGIFTFVPFTGVLQVAPIMDFVVYDFNGDGREEVLAGGNYFGTKPYHGRLDSFSGALIASENKVTLGYELGLDFAQKSIRHLNIITVNNISYLLVTFNNEAAQVYNIQIPD; the protein is encoded by the coding sequence ATGAAGTGGGGAGTTTTATTGGGTCTGTGTTATCTGCTTATTGCTTGTACTAATCAATCAATACAAAAAGCACCTGCGCTATTCTTAAACCCCACAAGCACGAGTACTGGAATCACTTTTTCAAACAATCTCACAGAAACAGACAGTCTCAATATACTCGACTACTTGTACTTCTATAATGGTGGTGGCACTGCTGTAGGAGATATTAACAATGATGGATTACCCGATATCTACCTCTCTGGAAACCAAGTAAAAAATAAGCTCTACCTCAATAATGGCGACCTTACATTTAATGATATCTCGGCTAGTGCTGGCGTAGAAGGCAAAAGCTCTTGGAGTACTGGTGCAATAATGTTTGACGCAAACTCAGATGGACTATTAGATATCTATGTGCGTGCCGTAGTAGGCATAAATGATTTCCAAGGACACGACGAGCTCTTTATAAATAATGGCGATGAGACCTTTACAGAGCGTGCTGCAGAGTTTGGCCTTGATTTTCAAAATTATGGCACCACAGCTGCCGTTCTTGATTATGATAAAGATGGTGATCTGGACTTGTATATACTCAACCATGCGGTACATACAGAATCCTCATTTGGTCATGCCGATTTACGCCTAGAACGCAACGAATTTACGGGAGACAAGCTTCTTAGAAATGACGGAAATACCTTTACAGATGTCAGTGAAGAAATGGGCATTTATGGCGGTATTAATGGGTATGGCCTAGGTATTTCTATTGCAGATTTTAATCAGGATGGTTATCCAGATATATACGTAGGTAATGACTTTCATGAGGACGACTATTACTATATCAATGAAGGAGGATTACGCTTTCGCGAAAGCTTAAAAGAGCAATTCCCACATACCTCAAGATTTTCAATGGGTAATGACGTAGCCGACATTAATCATGATGGTTTTCCTGATCTCATGTCGCTAGATATGTTGCCAGAAGATGAGAACGTCCTAAAGGCATCCGAAGGTGATGATAACATCCAGACACAAAAACTGCGTACAGAACGTTTTAGTTATCACTACCAGTTTACCCGCAATATGCTATTTATAAATCAGCCAGGGTATCAATTTCAAGAACGTGCACTTTCCTCAGGAGTTGCGGTGACAGACTGGAGCTGGAGTGCTCTCTTTGCAGATTTTAATCAAGATGGGAATCAAGACTTATTTATTTCAAATGGCATCCCAAAACGCCCTAATAATCTTGATTTTATTAATTTCATTTCTAGCGGTAAGATTCAGAACAGGCTAAACGAGACTAGGCTTTTAGATAACGAAGCTCTTAATCTTATGCCTAACGGTGCTTCACATAATTATGTCTACCAAGGAAGTAAAGACCTCGTATTTACAGACCAATCTGGAGTATGGATTGACAAAAAACCTACGGTGTCTGGTGCATCTGCGCTTGCAGATTTTGATAATGATGGAGACCTTGATATCGTTGTTAATAACATTAATCAAGAGGCAACTATCTACGTGAACCAAACTGATACTACAGCAACTTACTTAAAATTAAAATTTGAGTATTCAAATGATAATCCGCTAGGTATAGGCACTAAGGTTTTTGCATATCAAAATGGAACGTTACAGTATAAAGAGCTGTATACTGCACGAGGTTTTCAGGCATCCTCTGAGCCCATTGTTCACTTTGGTTTTAAAAAGAATACTACAGTAGACTCGCTTCGTATTATTTGGCCAGATAACAAGCAGCAAGTATTCTACGATATTCCTACAAACCAAACATTGTCCTTATCACCGCAAAACACAACCACTTTTGACTATAGTTTACTTCAAATAAAAAGCAAGCCACTATTTACTAAAGAAGCAGGAAATCTAGGTATAGACTATGTACACAAGGAAGATGCTTATATAGATTTTAACAGGCAGCAATTAATACCTTATCAGATATCTGACCGTGGTCCTGCAACGGCAATTGGTGATATAAATGGTGATGGTATTGAAGACGTCTACTTTGGAAGTTCTAAGTTTACACCTTCGGAGGTTTATGCTGGAGGAAATAACGCTTTCGCGAAAGCGTACTCAGCCCCATTAAAATCGCTTTCAAAAACAGAGGATGTGACAGCTACTATCCTTAACAAGGAAATTATCGTGGGTACGGCAGGAGGTGATTTTTCTGAAGTGAACGAGGCTTTAGAAAACTATTATTTAAAAGTATCAGACACCTTAACCATGGAGATGTCAGGCATACGAGCTAACACCTCAATCATCATTGCAAGTGATTATGATAATGATGGAGATGAGGATCTCTTTGTAGGTAATTATGCCGTTACAGGTGACTTTGGAAAAGTTCCTACATCGTTTCTTTTAAAGAATGATGAAGGTAAGTTTGTCAAAGATCAAGACAACCCTCTAGGCAAGATAGGCATGGTTACAGATGCCGTATGGACAGATTTTAATAACGATGGCGCCGAAGATTTAATTGTCATAGGAGAATGGATGCAGCCACTTTTTTACAAAAATGAAGATGGCATTCTTAACAAAAAAGAAGTACTAGACGCTACGCTCAATGGTTTATGGCAAAGCATACAACCGTTTGATATGGATCATGATGGTGATATGGATTACCTTCTTGGCAACTGGGGAACAAACAGTAAGTTTACAACATCTACAGCGTTTCCCATGACAATGTATTATTCAGATTTTGATAATAATGGGCAAACAGAAACTGTTGTTACTACGGCAAAAGACGGAAACTACTACCCTATTAAAAATCTTCAAGAGCTAGGAGCTCAACTTGTATTTCTCAAAAAGAAATATGCAAATAATAATGACTTTGCTGGAGATACCGTGTCCCAAATTTTTGGAGATAGAGCACTTAATACCGCTCAGCGATTTGAAGTAAACACCTTAGCCTCCGGATATTTAAAAAATGAAAAAGGAATTTTTACTTTTGTACCTTTCACTGGTGTATTGCAAGTAGCGCCTATTATGGATTTCGTAGTTTACGACTTTAATGGCGATGGCCGCGAGGAAGTACTGGCTGGAGGAAATTATTTTGGCACAAAACCATATCACGGCAGGCTAGATTCATTTTCGGGGGCACTCATAGCATCCGAAAATAAAGTAACTTTAGGATATGAACTAGGTCTAGATTTTGCACAAAAATCGATAAGACATTTAAACATTATAACCGTTAACAATATCTCATACTTGCTCGTAACTTTCAATAACGAAGCCGCACAGGTTTATAACATACAAATCCCTGATTAA